A genome region from Sphingomonas anseongensis includes the following:
- a CDS encoding peroxiredoxin, translating into MLTVGDKLPSLSLPVQQGTSALPAGETIDLSESNGKWKVLFYWPKDFTFVCPTEIEGYGELKSDFEDRDAVLIGASTDTAHVHFAWRRSDGRLANADFPWIADNKKELADALGILDKEEGVALRATFIVDPDNVIQHVTVNGLNVGRNPAETLRVLDALQTDELCPCNWSPGEEVLRPAA; encoded by the coding sequence ATGCTTACCGTTGGCGACAAGCTGCCTTCCCTCAGCCTCCCGGTCCAGCAGGGCACTTCGGCCCTTCCCGCCGGCGAGACGATCGATCTCAGCGAGAGCAACGGAAAGTGGAAGGTTCTTTTCTACTGGCCAAAGGACTTCACCTTCGTCTGCCCGACCGAGATCGAGGGCTATGGCGAGCTGAAGAGCGACTTCGAGGATCGCGACGCGGTGCTCATCGGGGCCTCCACCGACACCGCCCACGTGCACTTCGCATGGCGCCGTTCGGATGGGCGGCTTGCCAATGCCGACTTCCCGTGGATCGCCGACAACAAGAAGGAACTGGCCGACGCGCTTGGCATCCTCGACAAGGAGGAAGGCGTCGCGCTCCGTGCCACCTTCATCGTCGATCCCGACAACGTCATCCAGCACGTCACGGTCAACGGGCTCAACGTCGGCCGCAACCCGGCGGAGACGCTGCGGGTGCTCGACGCGCTCCAGACGGACGAGCTTTGCCCGTGCAACTGGAGCCCTGGTGAAGAGGTGCTGCGCCCCGCTGCCTAA
- a CDS encoding hydrogen peroxide-inducible genes activator, whose protein sequence is MTVHQPTLKQLQYLVALREHGHFGKAADACFVTQSTLSAALRELETLLGVTLVERTRRVVRFTALGEKIADKAVRVIRETEELAELARAQGKPLHGELRLGVIPTIAPFLLPAMLPRLRTEWPDLKLYLREETSQAACEALHRGQLDCVLLALPYACGDVDSVPLLDDRLFVAFPGGEAPSGTAVEVDAIDEKRMLLLEDGHCLKDHALSACNRPELRAHATMMGTSLHTLVQMVDNGLGVTFIPAMAIEAGILDGTRVDAKPLRSDHGFRRISLIWRRSSPREAEFQMLAGALRQIIADLIPRDQPVAVS, encoded by the coding sequence ATGACCGTTCACCAGCCAACCCTGAAACAGCTTCAATATCTGGTCGCGCTTCGCGAGCACGGCCATTTCGGCAAGGCGGCGGATGCCTGTTTCGTCACCCAGTCGACGCTTTCCGCCGCTCTACGCGAACTTGAGACTTTGCTCGGCGTGACTTTGGTGGAGCGCACCCGCCGGGTGGTACGGTTCACTGCGCTCGGCGAGAAGATTGCCGACAAGGCGGTTCGCGTGATCCGCGAGACCGAGGAGCTTGCCGAGCTTGCCCGTGCCCAGGGCAAACCACTCCACGGCGAGCTGCGTCTCGGAGTCATCCCGACGATCGCGCCGTTCCTGCTTCCGGCCATGCTTCCGCGGCTTCGGACCGAGTGGCCGGACCTCAAGCTCTATCTGCGCGAGGAGACGAGCCAGGCCGCCTGCGAGGCGCTCCACCGAGGCCAGCTCGACTGCGTCCTGCTCGCGCTGCCCTACGCGTGCGGCGACGTGGACAGCGTCCCGCTTCTCGACGACCGGCTGTTCGTCGCGTTTCCGGGCGGGGAGGCGCCGAGCGGGACGGCCGTCGAGGTCGACGCGATCGACGAGAAGCGCATGCTGCTGCTCGAGGACGGCCACTGCCTGAAGGACCATGCGCTGTCCGCCTGCAACCGCCCGGAGCTTCGCGCCCACGCGACGATGATGGGTACCTCGCTCCACACGCTGGTGCAGATGGTCGACAACGGCCTCGGCGTGACCTTCATCCCGGCGATGGCGATCGAGGCGGGAATCCTCGACGGCACCCGCGTTGACGCCAAGCCGCTCCGCTCGGACCACGGGTTCCGGCGGATCTCGCTCATCTGGCGCCGGTCGAGCCCGCGCGAGGCGGAGTTTCAGATGCTCGCCGGCGCGCTTCGGCAGATCATCGCCGACCTCATCCCGCGCGACCAGCCGGTCGCGGTCAGCTGA